A portion of the Poecile atricapillus isolate bPoeAtr1 chromosome 7, bPoeAtr1.hap1, whole genome shotgun sequence genome contains these proteins:
- the FAM163A gene encoding protein FAM163A — MTAGTVVITGGILATVILLCIIAVLCYCRLQYYCCKKNDSDEEEEEEEEEEEEEPDLPTHSHLVMCNACSSRMVDGQGSPAPPSELSQHGPHTFCPSCSPYGSPFYIRTADMVRNGGERVAYTPACCKEMGPPLNMAALQSYTVSRHGLLRDSFPNPRAISTEV, encoded by the exons ATGACAGCGGGAACTGTTGTTATCACCGGGGGAATCCTAGCGACGGTGATCCTACTGTGCATCATTGCTGTGCTCTGCTACTGTAGGCTACAG tACTACTGCTGCAAGAAAAATGACTCCgatgaggaagaagaggaggaggaggaggaggaagaggaagagccCGACCTTCCCACGCACTCCCACCTCGTCATGTGCAACGCCTGCAGCTCCCGCATGGTGGACGGGCAGGGCAGCCCCGCGCCGCCCAGCGAGCTCAGCCAGCACGGGCCTCACACCTTCTGCCCGAGCTGCTCCCCGTACGGCTCCCCCTTTTACATCCGGACTGCCGACATGGTGCGCAACGGGGGCGAGAGGGTCGCCTACACCCCCGCGTGCTGCAAGGAGATGGGGCCGCCCCTCAACATGGCCGCCCTGCAAAGCTACACGGTGAGCCGGCACGGCCTGCTCCGCGACAGCTTCCCGAACCCGCGGGCCATCAGCACCGAGGTGTAG
- the LOC131580988 gene encoding ADAMTS-like protein 2, translating into MPGRAPRAPPRPLPPLVGPPSRLLLRGSGGIQVTGQLPVVLSSQALQLTMLCFCQDSSEAADGAGVWDEEVTKWWGEWSSWSTCSRSCGGGVMSRERHCLRQRLQMPQGTNSTMCVGQAKHYQLCQQQPCPANTASFKQQQCSSFNAKAFGKRYYHWMPLYPDDYTSISNKPCDLQCTTRSGERQLMARAQDGTSCKDRTYQGVCINGKCEPVGCDGSLYSPRTMDRCRVCGGDGSTCHRVSGTFRKAISQIGYVFITNIPAGATDILIIERRKTENILALADESGHFFFNGNSAIDNPQNFRVAGTIFKYRRPSSLTSDGLEYIIAHGPTNQSLNAMYYNFNGKMPHITYDYTVPRTPPLRTAAPALARPLYHPLPETSQSHPIPANSRAAQDFNATWLSLSPDDTSVQLPLREGQEDLDFGPPHFFQTNSTSQTRDWGWEQSEEKEKYDFQIRQVYHANTAGEEEEEEAAAVGGETELALRFNQISISTAVPYSMRRPELENSRVSSSRLRLFRRLCHRDPHNAAFCRELQPLAARLAPSNSTARLWPRWPQDLHKALARKNSLEDLKVEAFAGSQGEAANYSTMASVESPVLGASPTDVSQAEPLRGPGTESNEFDVSPVGHDDISLADMYRWKVSAYAPCSSTCTSAGISTSYAMCVRYDGVEVDESYCDALTRPEPTHEFCTGRDCQPRWETSRWSECSRTCGEGFQYRTVRCWKMLAPGFDSSVYDDLCEAVGLARPMERKACKNKACGPQWELSEWSECSARCGTPGTMKREVRCSVEAPLCDESRKPSSEKPCTGPPCDRRWTASEWGPCSGSCGEGRMSRFVACRNLEGKVISSSQCDPATKPLAVHPCGDKNCPAHWVEQEWEQCDASCGRGMKTRLVLCVGLENGLYREYPEKRCETSPKPEEQAACFRRPCSTWFTTSWSQCSKTCGAGVRLREVKCYQGEALAQGCDPSAKPEARQTCQLQPCPTEAPEDACEDKATANCVLVLKVKLCSHWYYRKACCWSCRLKSP; encoded by the exons GAGGCATCCAGGTGACAGGACAGCTGcctgtggtgctgagcagccAGGCTCTCCAGCTAACAATGCTCTGTTTCTGTCAGGACAGTAGTGAGGCAGCAGATGGAGCTGGTGTCTGGGATGAAGAAGTCACCAAGTGGTGGGGAGAGTGGAGCTCCTGGTCCACCTGCTCCCGCTCCTGTGGAGGGGGTGTGATGTCCCGGGAGAGGCACTGCTTGCGACAGAG GCTCCAGATGCCCCAGGGAACGAACAGCACCATGTGTGTTGGTCAAGCCAAGCACTACCaactgtgccagcagcag CCCTGCCCAGCCAACACAGCCAGCttcaaacagcagcagtgctcCAGTTTCAATGCCAAAGCCTTTGGGAAGCGCTATTACCACTGGATGCCCCTCTATCCAG atgACTACACCAGTATCTCCAACAAGCCGTGTGACCTCCAGTGCACCACCCGGAGTGGAGAGAGGCAGCTGATGGCCCGAGCACAGGATGGCACCTCCTGCAAGGACAGGACCTATCAAGGGGTCTGCATCAATGGGAAGTGTGAG CCAGTTGGGTGCGATGGGAGCCTGTACTCGCCCCGGACGATGGACAGATGCAGGGTGTGTGGAGGGGACGGCAGCACTTGCCACCGTGTCTCGGGCACCTTCCGAAAGGCAATCTCACAGATAG GTTATGTGTTCATCACCAACATCCCTGCTGGTGCCACAGACATCCTCATCATTGAGcgcaggaaaacagaaaacatcctgg CACTTGCAGATGAATCCGGGCATTTCTTCTTCAATGGCAACTCAGCCATTGACAACCCTCAGAACTTCAGGGTGGCTGGAACCATCTTCAAGTACCGGCGGCCCTCCAGCCTGACCTCGGATGGGCTGGAGTACATCATAGCTCACGGGCCCACTAACCAGTCTCTGAATGCCATG TACTATAACTTTAATGGGAAAATGCCTCACATAACTTACGACTACACTGTCCCACGGACACCACCTCTCCGAACTGCAGCCCCTGCTCTTGCCAGGCCTCTCTATCACCCCCTACCAGAGACCAGCCAGAGCCATCCCATTCCAGCCAACTCCAGAGCTGCCCAGGACTTCAATGCCACGTGGCTCTCCCTGTCACCAGATGACACCAGTGTACAGCTTCCTCTAAGGGAAGGGCAAGAAGATTTAGACTTTGGTCCCCCGCACTTCTTCCAGACCAACTCTACCAGTCAGACCCGGGACTGGGGCTGGGAACAAAGTGAAGAGAAGGAGAAGTACGACTTTCAGATCAGACAGGTCTACCATGCaaacacagcaggagaggaagaggaggaggaagcagcagcagttggTGGAGAAACAGAGTTGG CTCTCAGGTTCAACCAAATCTCCATCAGCACGGCTGTGCCCTACAGCATGAGGAGACCCGAGCTGGAGAACAGCCGTGTGTCATCCTCCAGGCTCCGGCTCTTCAGGCGCCTCTGTCACCGAGACCCTCACAACGCCGCcttctgcagggagctgcagcccctggcagccaGGCTGGCCCCCAGCAACTCCACGGCCAGGCTCTGGCCCCGCTGGCCACAGGACCTCCACAAAGCGCTGGCTCGCAAGAACTCCCTGGAGGACTTGAAGGTGGAGGCGTTTGCTGGGAGTCAGGGGGAAGCAGCCAACTACAGCACGATGGCATCTGTGGAGAGCCCTGTGCTCGGGGCCAGCCCGACAGACGTCAGCCAGGCAGAGCCTCTGCGAGGCCCTGGCACTGAAAG CAATGAGTTCGATGTGAGCCCTGTGGGCCATGACGACATCAGCTTGGCTGACATGTATCGGTGGAAAGTCTCAGCTTatgctccctgcagctccaccTGCACTTCAG CAGGTATCAGCACCTCCTATGCCATGTGTGTGCGCTATGATGGAGTGGAAGTGGATGAGTCCTACTGTGATGCCCTGACACGACCAGAACCTACTCACGAATTTTGCACAGGGAGAGACTGCCAGCCTAG gtgGGAGACCAGCCGGTGGAGCGAGTGCTCCCGCACCTGTGGCGAGGGCTTCCAGTACCGCACCGTGCGCTGCTGGAAGATGCTGGCGCCGGGCTTCGACAGCTCTGTCTACGATGACCTCTGCGAGGCAGTGGGGCTGGCCAGACCCATGGAGAGGAAAGCCTGCAAGAATAAGGCCTGTGGGCCACAGTGGGAGCTCTCTGAGTGGTCTGAG TGCTCGGCGCGGTGTGGCACGCCGGGGACCATGAAGCGGGAGGTGCGCTGCTCCGTGGAAGCTCCCCTGTGCGACGAGTCCCGCAAGCCCAGCAGCGAGAAGCCGTGCACGGGCCCACCCTGCGACCGCCGCTGGACAGCCTCCGAGTGGGGCCCC TGCTCAGGTTCGTGTGGCGAGGGGCGCATGAGCCGCTTCGTCGCGTGTCGCAACCTGGAGGGCAAGGTGATCTCCAGCTCGCAGTGTGACCCGGCCACCAAGCCCCTGGCTGTCCACCCGTGTGGAGACAAGAACTGCCCTGCACACTGGGTGGAGCAGGAGTGGGAGCAG TGTGACGCCAGCTGTGGGCGCGGGATGAAGACCCGGCTGGTGCTGTGCGTGGGCCTGGAGAACGGGCTGTACAGGGAGTACCCTGAGAAACGCTGCGAGACCTCTCCAAAACCTGAGGAACAAGCTGCCTGTTTCAGGAGGCCCTGTTCAACGTGGTTCACCACCTCCTGGTCCCAG TGCAGCAAGACATGTGGTGCTGGTGTGCGACTGCGGGAGGTGAAGTGCTACCAGGGGGAAGCGCTGGCTCAGGGCTGTGACCCCTCTGCCAAACCAGAGGCCAGGCAGACGTGCCAACTCCAGCCATGCCCCACAGAGGCACCAG AAGATGCCTGTGAAGACAAAGCGACGGCCAACTGCGTGCTGGTGCTGAAGGTGAAGCTGTGCTCACACTGGTACTACAGGAAGGCCTGCTGCTGGTCCTGTCGCCTCAAGTCACCCTGA